The genomic stretch TGGTGGCGGACGAAGGCGCTGACGATGCGGCGCATTTCGTGGCCGTGCTCGCTGCCGGCTCCGGGGCAGGGCGGCGGTTCGACCGGTGCCAGGACGGACCGGACGAAGAGCTCCGTCATGGCCCCGCATTTCGCGCACTTGAACTCGTAGAGCGGCATGGGCGCATGGTACCGCGGCGGGGAGCGCCCGAGAAGGCAGGGGCGGTTTTGCTTGACGAGCGGTGCGTTACCCGTGGCGCTCGGGGCTGGCCTCACGGGCGGCGAGGTAGTGCTCGGCGCTGATGGCTGCGGTGGCGCCGTCGCCAGCGGCGCTGATCAGCTGGCGGGCGGCTTTCGTGCGGAGATCGCCGGCGACGAAGAGGCCGGGGACACTGGTGGACATGTCGAGGTCGACGATGGCGTGGCCGCCGGGGTCGAGGTCGACAAGGCCCTGGAGGAGGTGGCTGTTCGGGGTCTGGCCGATGAAGATGAACACGCCGTCGATGGGGACGGTCTCGATTTCGCCGGTGACGACGTTGCGGAGGCGGACGCGCTCGACGCTCTCGGCGCCTTCGATGGCTTCGACGACGGTGTTCCAGCGGAAGCGCATTTTCGGATTGGCGAAGGCGCGTTCCTGGAGGATGGCGCTGGCGCGGAGGGTATCGCGCCGGTGGACGACGGTCACGCTGCTGGCGTAGCGGGTAATGAAGAGGCCTTCGTCGATGGCGGAATCGCCGCCGCCGACGACGATGACATCCCGGCCGGCGAAGAAGGCGGCATCACAGGTGCCGCAGTAGGAGACGCCGCGGCCGGTGAATTCGGCTTCGCCGGGTACGCCGAGCTTGTTGTAATCGGCGCCGGCGGTGACGATGACGGCGTCGGCGGTGATGGTGCGCTCGGAGGTGGTGATTTCGAAGGTGCCGCCGGGGAGACGCTGGAGGCCGGTGACGGGCTCGTAGGCGAACTCGGCGCCGAATTTTTCGGCCTGGCGGAACATGAGCTGGGCGAGGTCGAAGCCGTTCACGCCGTCCGGGAAGCCGGGGTAGTTTTCGACGATGTCGGTGGTGGCGATCTGGCCGCCGATGACCTTGCCTTCGAAGACGATGGTTGTGCGGCGGGCGCGGGCGGCGTAGATGGCGGCAGTGAGCCCGGCGCCGCCGGCGCCGATGATGGCGATGTCGTAGTCGCTCATGGGGTGCTCCGGGGAGAAGGAGCGGCCGCCGGGCGTACCCTGGCGGCCGCTGGGAGAGTGAACGGCTGTGGCGCCTCAGGCGAGGGCTTCGTCGAGCCGCTTCTTGAGGTCGCTCTTGGGGCGGAAGCCGACGATGGTGCCCTTGAGCTCGCCGCCCTTGAAGATGAGGAGCGAGGGGATGCTGCGGATCCCGAACTTTGCGGGGACCATGGGGTTTTCGTCGGTGTTGATTTTGAGGAAGTTGACCTTGCCGGCGTACTCCTGGGCGAGCTCTTCGACGATGGGGGCGACCATGCGGCAGGGGCCGCACCAGGGCGCCCAGAAGTCGACGAGGACGGGGAGGTCGGACTTGACGACGTCGGTTTCCCAGGTGGCGTCGGTGACTTCGCGAACTTCGGACATGGCGGTGTTCCTTTCCGGCCGGCTGGCCGCGGGGATTGCGGTGAGGTACCGGTAGTGCGACTATACCCCCGAGGGGTATTGAAGTCAACCCCTCCAGGGAGGGGAAGGTGAACGACGAGGAGATGAAGCGGCTGCTCGACCGGCTGGCGCGGGTGGAGGGCCAGGTGCGGGGGCTGCGGAAGATGCTGGAGCAGCAGCGGTGCTGCGAGGATGTGCTGACGCAGCTTCTGGCAGCGCGTTCGGGGCTGGAGAGCGCGGGCCAGCTGGTGCTGGAGCGCCACCTGAACGACTGTGTGCTGGGCGGGGCGGAGGTGGACGAGCGGACGAAGGAGGCGCTGCGGGAGACGCTGCGGCTGTGGAGCCGGCACAGCGGGCCGGCGGGGTGACTCAGGCAGGCTGTTCGGCGGCCCAGCGGGCGGCGAGCTGGCGGAGGAGCGGGGCGGCGTGCGCCATGGCGCGGGCGGGGTCGGGTTCGAGGTCGGCGAGGGTGCGGGCGCCGGGCAGGTCGGCGCGCCCGGCGAAGATGACGACGGGTTTCCCGGCGGCGCGGGCAGCCTCGGCGACGCGGCCGGTGACTTTGCCGGCGAGCGACTGGACATCGTAGCTGCCCTCGCCGGTGATGACGAGGTCGGCGGCGGCGAGCCGTTCGGCGAAGCGGGTGACGCGGGCGACGACGTCGAAGCCGCTTTCGATGGCAGCGTCGAGGAAGGCATGGAGCCCGCCGGCGAGGCCGCCGGCGGCACCGGCGCCGGGGAGGCCGCGGAGGTCGACGCCGGTGGCGCGCCGGACGACGGCGGCGAACCGTTCGAGCGCTTCTTCGAGGAGGTCAACCTCGGCTGGGGAGGCGCCCTTCTGGGGAGCAAAGACGCGGGCGGCGCCGTCGGGACCGCAGAGCGGGGAGCGGACATCGGTTGCGACGACGATGGGGAAGGCGCCGAGCCAGGGGGGCGGGCGCCAGTCGATCCGTTCGAGGCGGGC from Tepidiforma thermophila encodes the following:
- the trxB gene encoding thioredoxin-disulfide reductase — translated: MSDYDIAIIGAGGAGLTAAIYAARARRTTIVFEGKVIGGQIATTDIVENYPGFPDGVNGFDLAQLMFRQAEKFGAEFAYEPVTGLQRLPGGTFEITTSERTITADAVIVTAGADYNKLGVPGEAEFTGRGVSYCGTCDAAFFAGRDVIVVGGGDSAIDEGLFITRYASSVTVVHRRDTLRASAILQERAFANPKMRFRWNTVVEAIEGAESVERVRLRNVVTGEIETVPIDGVFIFIGQTPNSHLLQGLVDLDPGGHAIVDLDMSTSVPGLFVAGDLRTKAARQLISAAGDGATAAISAEHYLAAREASPERHG
- a CDS encoding FmdB family zinc ribbon protein — its product is MPLYEFKCAKCGAMTELFVRSVLAPVEPPPCPGAGSEHGHEMRRIVSAFVRHQTLKDKIAEAEAKYGKEVDAAMGPAPDVGKYARRYEKLAKDLPPEPD
- a CDS encoding metal-sensitive transcriptional regulator, translated to MNDEEMKRLLDRLARVEGQVRGLRKMLEQQRCCEDVLTQLLAARSGLESAGQLVLERHLNDCVLGGAEVDERTKEALRETLRLWSRHSGPAG
- a CDS encoding glycerate kinase — protein: MRILVAPQEFKGSLSADEAAAAIAAGIRAARPAWTIDLLPLSDGGPGLLDALRRAVRADTCAAVVHDPLGRRVLGRYLRLRESGEAVIEAAQANGLFHLKPGERDALRADSFGVGELIADAAAGQPARMLIGVGGSATTDGGAGALRALGARFFDMAGAELPPGGAALARLERIDWRPPPWLGAFPIVVATDVRSPLCGPDGAARVFAPQKGASPAEVDLLEEALERFAAVVRRATGVDLRGLPGAGAAGGLAGGLHAFLDAAIESGFDVVARVTRFAERLAAADLVITGEGSYDVQSLAGKVTGRVAEAARAAGKPVVIFAGRADLPGARTLADLEPDPARAMAHAAPLLRQLAARWAAEQPA
- the trxA gene encoding thioredoxin, with the translated sequence MSEVREVTDATWETDVVKSDLPVLVDFWAPWCGPCRMVAPIVEELAQEYAGKVNFLKINTDENPMVPAKFGIRSIPSLLIFKGGELKGTIVGFRPKSDLKKRLDEALA